The proteins below are encoded in one region of Candidatus Eremiobacterota bacterium:
- a CDS encoding TerC family protein, translating to MERESRKQKTRIIEGYQKSTGNMSQILHEIATYTPYDALTIATLIILEGLLSVDNALVLAALVRQLPRNRQRHALTLGVWGAIIFRIIAVILAAQLIQIREIKLIGGLYLIYLAFKNMFPHYSNISKENNSKKPLTASFWKVVLLVELTDIVFSIDSITTAVAMTPKVSVIILGGIVGILAMRFVAMVFIKLLEKYPGLDDIAYQIIFFIGVKLSLECFHFEMDEKMFWMVIAFIVLIGISVIYKSGRKVEKTTSVLITANSEEFIEGIKTGRIEVEDLFAEDNQFSSDFLRYLIQHDFLELTRKARIRKIKRVSSELYSDSPPERPSHDRIPEKKQ from the coding sequence ATGGAGAGGGAAAGCAGAAAACAGAAGACCAGAATCATTGAAGGATACCAGAAAAGCACGGGCAATATGAGCCAGATATTGCATGAAATCGCCACCTATACGCCCTATGATGCTCTTACCATTGCGACGCTTATAATTCTTGAAGGGCTTCTCTCCGTTGACAACGCCCTCGTGCTCGCCGCCCTCGTCAGGCAGCTCCCCAGGAACAGGCAGCGCCATGCTCTCACCCTTGGGGTATGGGGTGCCATCATCTTCAGAATAATCGCAGTAATACTGGCTGCACAGCTCATCCAGATCAGGGAAATCAAGCTTATTGGAGGACTGTACCTCATATATCTCGCCTTCAAAAACATGTTTCCTCATTATAGCAATATTTCAAAGGAAAATAATTCAAAAAAGCCTTTAACCGCATCATTCTGGAAGGTAGTGCTGCTGGTAGAGCTCACTGACATAGTTTTCTCAATAGACAGCATCACCACTGCCGTGGCAATGACCCCCAAGGTGAGCGTCATCATACTGGGGGGTATAGTAGGCATTCTCGCGATGCGTTTTGTCGCCATGGTGTTCATAAAGCTCTTGGAAAAATACCCCGGACTTGACGATATTGCCTATCAGATCATATTTTTCATCGGAGTGAAGCTCTCCCTCGAGTGCTTCCATTTCGAGATGGACGAAAAGATGTTCTGGATGGTTATCGCCTTCATTGTGCTCATCGGGATTTCCGTAATATACAAGAGCGGCCGCAAAGTGGAGAAGACAACATCTGTTCTCATCACGGCGAACAGTGAGGAGTTCATTGAGGGTATCAAGACCGGCCGCATCGAGGTGGAAGACCTTTTTGCTGAAGATAACCAGTTCTCTTCAGATTTCCTCAGGTATCTCATTCAGCACGACTTTCTTGAACTGACGAGAAAGGCCAGGATCAGGAAAATCAAGCGCGTGAGCTCCGAACTTTACAGTGACAGCCCGCCGGAGAGACCATCTCATGACAGGATACCTGAAAAAAAACAGTAA